TCAGGTTGATATCCCGATCACAGCAAAACCCTCGACAGGCGATGTGCCACGACAATTGCCACACTACTGCGAAGGATTCACGTAGATTCAACGTCGAGTTGGCATTTGCAAGAACACAATATACTGACATCTCATTGACCTGGTGGACTTTCGGCCTCAATCTACTTCCGCAAATAAACCTCCGCCTCAACCATCTCAAAAATAAGATCCTTCACCGAGGAGATGCAAAATTCAAAACCAAATCATCAAAATTCCAAATCCCATGAATCTCCATCCCAAGATCCAAATCTAGACCCAGTCAACCCACGGTTGACGTCGTGTGTCGTCGCGTTGGTCATGCTCACCCGAAAAAATGGTCCCACAAAGCTCGCACCTCGGACATTTCGCAATAGCGAGATCTGCGAGGTCACGACTCAGCGCATACTGCGTAACGACGTAAACGTGCCAAACGCACCAAGGCAGCTGCGGTAGAGTGGAATCATGCCAAGATTGGGGTAACGGTGCCTTCAGCAAGCACGTCTTTACTGCGTATCATGAGTTTACACTGCCGGTTTGGGGCTTCTTGCGCCAAAGCCAAAGGTAGGAGACGTGAACTGGGTGCTGGTACTTGTTTTCGTGCTGAGAATACCTACTCTATCGAACCATACTCGACCTCGAAACTCTCTGCGCTCGTCAATGAGAAAAGCAAGATTGGTCTTCGTCCACGGCATGCATAGTTCTAGAACATTTACACGCAGTCACACTCGTCCAAATCAAGGGTACCATAATGCTCACAGCCACGACCCACGATCTATCCCCACCGCCCTCTTCCCTGAACACGCATCACGCCCTACGCGACCCGGTCCGCGGAGAAGGTTTCCCCAGGTCCCAGGTCATGGGCCCCTCCGCTAGCCCTGTGGGATCATCGGGAGGGATCGTGGAACCACGACATTTCTTTGGGCATTGGATTCTCACTGCGGTTCCGCGTTTGTGCGTTTCCTGTTTCTTACAAAGTCATCCCGGGAAATCTCGCGAGGTATTAGGTAATTGCTCCCAGCGCGTCAGCTGGCGGCGCAAAGCTGCACTGATGTGGCGGCGGGATGCGGGAGAGCGCAGCGGGATTATTTTCTTGGCGTTGTGGCCGGGCTGGGGATAGGCGCCGTTGGGGTTCGTTGGTTAATGGTCATGGGATAGCTTAAGGCACGAGGAATATCGGATTCAAAGTCTTGATCAAGTCATAGAGGCTCATCCATCGCACAGGAATTCAGCACCTGGGATGAGTCCCGATGGAGACTTTCATCCCGTCGGCTCGGGGAGAGTTGGAACTGGGAACTGGAAACTGGGCACCCTCGCGGTGATCTTTTTCCAGCCACAGTATCCGTATTTGTTTGTTGTCCAAGAAAAATCAATTTGCTTCCGAATCGAGTCAGCAGGAAAACCCAGTGCTCCTTTCTCGTCATATTTGCTATAGTCTACCCACAAATGGGCGTCCACTAAGGCTTCGAACGATATTCAGCGAAACTAGCAGGACGGTGATTCCCATGAAATGTGACGCAAATGCCTAGCTGTACCCGTACGGACGAAATACAAACAGATCTAATTACAAGCCACTCAAAACGGGAGTGGCGGTGCGACATTGTTGTCTCTCGTCTCTGAAAACCATGTTTCTCGCCTGTTGAACTCTTGACTCTTGACTCTTGACTCTTAACTCTGGTGAGTGTGAGGCGTCGGCCACTCGGTACACCTCACCCTCCATGTTCCACCGTCCCTTTCCTCACCATCTGTCAAGACTCAATTCCAGGCACAGAATCGATAGCTGGGGACGCCACTGTAATCGACTGAGAGGAAAAAAGAGAAACCAGTGTCTAGCATCCCATGTACCCTGCTCCAACACACGCCACAGCTGGTTTTCGCCTGCAGAATTAGGCTTTGACAGGCGAGGGAGGCAGCGTTGCTAATTGAGTTAGTGCCAGGAACCACCTACGCCACCAAAGAGGTTTGATGTTTCTGGCTCCTCTGGAACTCGGACGCTTGGCCGCCGCGCGCCGCGCTCGTGACAACTTTGACAGAAGAGAGTGCGCGTCTGCAACATCTCAGACCTTGGAGACTCCGAGGGCGGTTCTCGATCCATCTTGCAGCTTGCATGCTGCCACCGGCTGTTACCGGCAGGGCAGAGAGGTCAGTGCCATTACGCAGTGACGAGTAGCACGTGAATGAGGCCTTTGAAGTCGGCGGCTCTCACCGAATCTACGCAACAAGTCTGTCGCCGCTTCATCCACAGTGGGTTCCTTCATCAATGAGTGTCCACGATGTAACGACTCAGTGTCGCTATGGCGATCCAAAAGTGACGCAACTGCAAAGTAAATGCCAAAAACAACCCCAAGGTCCAGACTTACTCTCCGCGGATTAGCATTTGCAACCCTGTAATCCAGTCGGCAGCTCTGACGAGCCACGCGAAAGCGGCCGCTGACGATTCCGCCCTCGTCGGCGTGGTCCATGGTCCTCTGGTCAGGGGTGACCCCCGGCCGTCCTGGGAAATGGATCCCGTTGCCGACGTTGTGGCCCATTGAACGGGTGCGCGCCGCGGAGATGCAAGATTCAACGACATGTGGAACTCCGACCCGAATGTCAGGCCACCGGCAGTGAGCCATGTTACGGGACGCCCGGTTTTTCTGTGGAGGCCAGCGGCCATGAGCGGTCCGCACACATCGTCGACCATTGAGAAGCCTGATATTTGTCAATTGTAAACGTCGTCCCGTGGAAATGGTGCACCTTTGTCCTAGGAAATAAATACTGCCCGAGTCTCCCGCTTCTGAAACGGAAGAGAGAAGAGAGGAAGTATCACTACCTATCCAGACATCAGACTTCAGACTTTCGTCACACAGACAATAAGAAATTTCAGACTTCAGACTGCTGAGCACTGGCTGCAgcacatcatcatcatcatcgtcacCGTCAGCCTCAACATCACCTCCGACTTACCACCCTTGGTAGATGTTCTCCCTCTTCAAGACCATTCGTCTTTTGCCAACTTTGGCTCGCCCCACAAACAACCTTGCCCGAGCATTCTCCATCTCATCCGCCAGAATGGGCCTCACGCAAGACCAAATCAACATCGTCAAGTCGACGGCGCCCGTGCTCAAGGTGCACGGCGAGACCATCACGACCCTCTTCTACAAGGACATGATTGACACTCATCCCGAACTCAAGAACATCTTCAGTCTTCGCAACCAGGCCTCCGGTGAGCAGCCCCGGGCACTCGCCCAGTCTGTTCTCGCCTATGCCACGTATATCGACGATTTGCCCAAGCTCAAATCCGCCGTTGAGCGCATCGCTCATAAGCATGCGTCGCTGTACATTCGCCCCGAGCACTACGACATTGTCGGCCACCACCTTATGAAGGCGATTGGGGAAGTCTTGGGCGACGCACTTACACCCGAGATCGCCGAGGCTTGGACACTAGCATACGGGCAGCTTGCGCAGGTTTTCATCCGCCGCGAGAAGGAGATGTACCAGGAAGCAGGCACCTGGACAAATTGGCGCAAGTTCAAGATCATCCGCCGCATCGACGAGTCCGACTCCGTCACCAGCTTCTACCTCGCACCCTCAGACGGCAAGCTCCCCCTGCCCAAGTATCTACCCGGCCAGTACATCTCCGTGCAGGTCCCAGTACCGCAACTCGGCGGCATCACTCAGCCCAGACAATACAGTCTCAGCGACGCGGCGACACAAGGAGAGTACTACCGCATCAGTGTCAAGCGTGAGGCGACAGTGGTGGACGCGCCGGAAGATGACCTGAAGAAGGGCCTGGTTCCCGGCCTCATCTCCAACCTGTTGCACGACGGCTACCAGGTTGGCGACGAGATCGATGTGTCGCACCCGCAAGGAGACTTCTTCCTGGATGCGAAAGAATCCGAAAAGGCGGACGTTCCGTTGGTGCTTCTCTCGGCAGGTGTCGGTGCAACGCCGCTCATGTCGATCCTCAACACGGTGCTGAGCCCGGAGTCCAAGACGCCGAACCGGCCGATCAAGTGGGTGCACGCCGCacgcaacagcagcaactTGGTATTTGCCAAGCACATCCGGAACCTGACGCGGGAGCGAGAGAACGTCAGCGCGCATATCTTCCTCAATGAGGTCAAGCCAGGAGACGAGAAGGGGCAGGAGTACGATTACGAGCAGCAACTCGACCTGAAGCAATTGCCGGAAGAAGAGCTCGGCCTCGCCGATAAGAGAACCGAGTACTACGTCTGCGGGCCGAGAGATTGGATGCTCAAGGTGAGACTTGTGTTGGAAGGTTTGGGCGTCGAGAGGGAGAGAGTGAAGCTGGAGCTATTCGCAACTGGTGACGTCGAGCAGTAGTCAGTCAACAGCAGTGATTTGAGTATCAGATTAGACAGGGctgagagagagggagaaaaggaagaaagaaagaaggaaagaaaaagatTTGGCTGGGATCTTGCGAAGGGATGATTGGGCGGGGCGACAAGTTTTGGTATCGAACTGAAAGAGGTTCTTTTCCTCGCGCGCACCTTGCTTGAATTGTAATTGTATTGATAGATAGATACCTCTCTGAAATTTTCAAACAATTTTGTCATTGTGAACGACAAGTTGTGTGTCGAGAGTTCGTTACTTTTTTGCCTTGTGTCCTTTTTTCGTGACTTGGTCCTCCCTCGGCCGTGCGAGTCCaagtttttctttttcccaGCTGCGCTGTTTCGAGGCGATGGGTTTTGCGAAAATTTTCTGACGTGTAGAATTTGACACGATCTTGCGCACAGGCTGAAAAATGAGGCTTCTAGACGCCGAGTCGAATCTTGGGATGTAGCAAGTTGATGAGATTCAGAAGATGAAGTTGATATTGACATCGAACAACGATCGTTGTTGATAATACGCCCTCTATCGGCTAGGCACTGCATCGAATCGGGACGGTCCGCTGGTGAACCAGAGTTTGAGGTTCTGAGCTTGGGCGTTACGGTGTAGCAGCCAAGCGACTCGTTCGTGCCATTGCTATAATGCATCAAGTAAGCAGCCCGCCGTTGGGATGAAGCCTTCGTCCATGGTCCATAGGTTAAGGCGGAAGGGTGTGCGGACGAGGCTCGCGGCGTTCACGAAGGGAAGACTGGACGAAACCAGAAAAAATGGGTTGGGTGACACAGAGAAAAGTCGTATTCCCGGTATACTTTGCTTTTTCTCAGCACAGAAAAGTGACGAGTAACTTGGCTCTGGCGCCCAAGTTGTGCATCGTGACGATGGATGCCAGGACCAGGCCTCGAGACACGGCTTGCAGGCGGGATGGCTCCCCGAGCGGGAGCTTGCGCGGGAGCGGGTGCGATCCGGGAGGGCAGCTAATGGAATTGGGACCAGCAGGGAGGCGGAATCATGGCTTTGGGTCCGTCGATCTGCGATGCAGCGACCCAACGATCCAGCAGCTACCCATGGAGCATCGGATCGACATGGATAGTCAGGAGGAGGCCAGCTGCATATTCCCCGTTCATCAGGGTCCGCCTTGATGGGATTTCGGATCCAATGTGAGATGCGATGAACGTCGGCGCAGGGGTGGGAGGGGTGTAGAAGAAGATATACCCAGAAAGATAGGCTGAAAAGCCAGTCTACTTGACGGTAGACCTGAAGGGAGCAGGAGCCGAGGCGGCTGGCGATAGATCCGGATCAAGGGTCATGCTAGTATGGTAGAATATGTCTCCAATGTCTGAGTCTTGAGGGACCTAAGATGGAGCTGATGGAGCTGATGAACGAGACGGGAGAGGTGGGCGAGGTGGGCGAGATTCAGATGATGGATGTGAGGTCAGAGTAAAGAATTTGCGGCCAATAGATGGAGAGGCGTCGAGACCTGTGAGGATTGTCCGTACCTTACCGCGGTAAGTGACTTACATCTCGAGGCAAGACCTCACTGGATCGGCCCAGGGGTTCAGTTCGGCCGTGATTGGTGAGACCACGTGCCCGGGGAGTCGGGGCTCCGGTGCCGAGCGCTAAGAATAAAACAGGCAAAACCAGTGGCCCAGGTACGGCCAGGTCACGTTATTCTGGGAATGGGAGGCAAGAGGTACGCGGCTGTACAGAAGTAAGGTACCTGCTTGCCTTAACTTCGAGGTAGAATACCTTAGAGCCTGAGGAGGAAGTTGCGAGGGCAGTGGAGGAGTACTGAGGTGGGAGACGGAAGCTGCACCTGCCGCCCTCGGCCTCCGGGCAAGTCCCCGCCTGCCGTCGCCGTCCCCGGATCCGTCGGCCGGAAACAGGTACGTACTTTGTGCTGCCATCCGGGTCGGGTGTGCCTTCCTCCCATCTTGCGTGCTGTCTCCCTCCCGCTCAACGCTGCCACCTCAATCATTTCCACTTCTCACCAACACCAAGCCCCAATTCCAACACCAACATCCTCCCGCCCACTTGTCGACGAGACTGCCGTTTTTCCCTTTGGAATGTTCAACTCACACTAGAGATTCCGTACGATACGTGGCTGAGCGCGTGCAGTCGTACCCTTGGGCGCCGCTTCTCCATCTCTTTCGCCCATTCTTGCTTCCCTGCGTCAGGACAGGGGGCCCGCCGACATGACAGGGGCTCAATTCCCATCCATCTGGCACCACTaatcttttcctttctcaatcatctttcttctttctctTCCCCTTCCTCTCTTTGCCATTCACTCGGCTCCATCGCCCGTCCCGACGATCAGATTTATCGCCTCCCACCTCTTATTCTCCTAGTCAATCGCCTGCGCTAAATCTCTCATGGTATGGCCTCGACCACGGTCATATTCGACTGCTCACTGCTCACATCGACCCAGGCATCTCGCTCGATGGATCGATGGATCTCCGGAACTGTCCCGGCATTGCCAGGCCCCCATGTCCAATGATCTCACTCACATTGATCATTTTTTCACCCATCGTCGTCATTCCAGGGGCCTCGGGAAGAAATCATCGAGTGGAATCCTGACGGGCCTAAGGGCCAGAGTTCTGGAAGAGTCAGCTGCATTCCGTCGTGATGCCCACTCTCGCCCTGTCCTGCCACCCAAGATCCTGCGACCAGCCGAAACCCATCGCCCTCTCAGGGGACACGAATCACAAGGATGGCCACTGTGGAATGCCGGTACTCAAACTCTATCCGCGCATCTTGGTCACACCTCTTCAGTCCCCCCCCCCAATCACGGGACACCTGGAAGCTGCGAGCTGTTCGTATACTTGGTAGAACTACCTGAAGCTGGGGCTGCCTGGAGCTCAACATTATTCGTGTACCGCATGGGGTCTCTCCAATGACCAGTCTCCAACCGACCCTCCGCCTGTTCTAGAGTTTATGGACCAACGGCTTCCGTGGTCGAGAACCGCTGCTGCCCGGATGTCGCCCCTCGGCGATGGAATAGTGTGCCTCGCGGAACTTGAATTTGGGCTCTGGATTGGCAGACTATCTAGCACCCCACGCTGCGTGAGGGTCCTTCAGCGCGCCTCTCTCCATTATTCCAACGCGTCCAGCCGGCCCCAAAGCCGCCCAAGAACCTCTTTTGGGTCCCTCCCCCGTCAATATTGCACCTCGGTGCCAATATCGTTCACCTGATGTCGCAGTGCACTGGCCTAGAGTTCTCGTCTCTGCCGAGAAGCTGAAGAAATTTTCCGCGGGAGCGCGCATCCCGCCATGTAAGGACCCGACAGACGACAAGCCAAGTCCGAAAGGGAGGGCAGCTGTCATAATGCACCAAACCGCAAAATCAAAGCAACCCCGTcatgccatgccatgccatgcTACCGGTTCTGACGGATGGCCGAGGCGCTGCGATAATGCCTAGTGTGGTGGAAGATGGGACTCGAGCTGAGCTGTCAACATACCTACGCGAGTCGTGGTTCAACAGCACGGGCAGTTGCATGATCTGATGCCTCATTCCGTGGAACGGCCCGCATTCGCGCACCTGGCACTGCGACCGCCGACTATTATGCTAAGCTGCTGGCTGCATCGTGCCGGCACTGCTCATGGCACTGTCTGGACCACCTGGAACACCAGTTCATCCGACCCAATTTTTGTCATTTCGTTTCGGCCGCAGTCGCCTGAACAATCGCAATCCGCACCAACTAAAACAAAGAATCTTATTCTTTGAAGCAGGAACATCAAACAACAATCGCATTGACAAGACGGTGGAAGGCGTCATACTCTGATCGGCTTCCAAACCAGCCTCGACGTTACCCGTAACCCGGGGCTACGCGGTGCCCAATCACAACATCCCACTCTGTCCTGTCTCACAGACTGGTGTGGTGACG
The window above is part of the Colletotrichum lupini chromosome 9, complete sequence genome. Proteins encoded here:
- a CDS encoding globin, with translation MGLTQDQINIVKSTAPVLKVHGETITTLFYKDMIDTHPELKNIFSLRNQASGEQPRALAQSVLAYATYIDDLPKLKSAVERIAHKHASLYIRPEHYDIVGHHLMKAIGEVLGDALTPEIAEAWTLAYGQLAQVFIRREKEMYQEAGTWTNWRKFKIIRRIDESDSVTSFYLAPSDGKLPLPKYLPGQYISVQVPVPQLGGITQPRQYSLSDAATQGEYYRISVKREATVVDAPEDDLKKGLVPGLISNLLHDGYQVGDEIDVSHPQGDFFLDAKESEKADVPLVLLSAGVGATPLMSILNTVLSPESKTPNRPIKWVHAARNSSNLVFAKHIRNLTRERENVSAHIFLNEVKPGDEKGQEYDYEQQLDLKQLPEEELGLADKRTEYYVCGPRDWMLKVRLVLEGLGVERERVKLELFATGDVEQ